In the genome of Staphylococcus durrellii, one region contains:
- a CDS encoding YueH family protein — MAIRYLKDETRVYLYIHEEDNVYFVGIPDYNWSVEVSTLLDTIGIKEEFVMNLFTIFDEQKSTQIANQIIEWLEVLKEHINEY; from the coding sequence GTGGCGATTAGATATTTAAAAGATGAAACGCGAGTTTATTTATATATTCATGAAGAAGATAATGTCTATTTTGTAGGTATACCAGATTATAATTGGTCGGTAGAAGTATCGACGTTATTAGATACCATTGGTATTAAAGAGGAATTTGTAATGAATTTATTCACTATTTTCGATGAACAGAAATCTACACAAATCGCTAATCAAATTATTGAATGGTTAGAAGTATTAAAGGAGCATATAAATGAGTATTAA
- a CDS encoding peptide chain release factor 3, giving the protein MSIKDEIEARKTFAIISHPDAGKTTLTEKLLLFGGAIREAGTVKGKKSGKFATSDWMKVEQERGISVTSSVMQFDYDHYKINILDTPGHEDFSEDTYRTLMAVDSAVMVIDCAKGIEPQTLKLFKVCKMRGIPIFTFINKLDRVGKEPFELLDEIEETLEIETYPMNWPVGMGQNFFGIIDRHDKTIEPFRDEGNVLHLNHDYDLEEDHAIKNDSAYQQAIEELMLVEEAGENFDDEALLSGDLTPVFFGSALANFGVENFLNAYVDHAPMPNARQTKENVSVSPFDTDFSGFIFKIQANMDPKHRDRIAFMRIVSGAFERGMDVSLQRTKKKQKITRSTSFMADDKETLNHAVAGDIIGLYDTGNYQIGDTLVGGNQKYSFQELPQFTPEIFMKVSAKNVMKQKHFHKGIEQLVQEGAIQYYKTLHTNQVILGAVGQLQFEVFEHRIKNEYNVDVVMEPVGRKIARWIENEDDIQDKMNSTRSILVKDRYDQYVFLFENEFATRWFEDKFPEIKLYSLL; this is encoded by the coding sequence ATGAGTATTAAAGATGAAATAGAAGCGAGAAAAACCTTTGCGATAATTTCTCACCCAGACGCCGGTAAAACGACGTTAACTGAAAAATTATTGCTATTTGGTGGAGCTATACGTGAAGCGGGTACCGTTAAAGGTAAAAAGAGTGGCAAATTTGCAACAAGTGACTGGATGAAAGTCGAACAAGAACGTGGAATTTCGGTTACAAGTTCAGTTATGCAATTTGATTATGATCATTATAAGATAAATATTTTGGACACACCTGGACACGAAGACTTCTCAGAAGACACTTATCGTACATTAATGGCAGTAGATAGCGCTGTAATGGTAATTGACTGTGCCAAAGGTATTGAACCTCAAACTTTAAAATTATTTAAAGTTTGTAAGATGAGAGGCATTCCAATCTTTACTTTTATTAATAAGTTAGATCGAGTAGGTAAAGAACCATTTGAATTACTAGATGAGATAGAAGAAACATTAGAGATTGAAACTTATCCTATGAACTGGCCAGTTGGTATGGGACAAAACTTTTTTGGCATCATAGATCGTCATGATAAGACAATTGAACCCTTTAGAGATGAAGGAAATGTTCTTCACTTAAATCATGATTATGATTTAGAAGAAGATCATGCAATTAAGAACGATAGTGCATATCAGCAAGCGATAGAAGAATTAATGTTAGTAGAAGAAGCGGGTGAAAATTTCGATGATGAAGCATTACTATCAGGTGATTTAACGCCAGTATTTTTCGGTTCTGCATTGGCTAATTTTGGCGTTGAAAACTTTTTAAATGCTTATGTTGATCACGCGCCGATGCCGAATGCACGTCAAACAAAAGAAAATGTTTCAGTATCACCATTTGATACTGATTTCTCAGGTTTTATATTTAAAATTCAAGCGAATATGGATCCTAAACACAGAGACAGAATCGCATTTATGAGAATTGTAAGTGGTGCATTTGAACGTGGTATGGATGTGTCTCTACAACGTACAAAGAAAAAACAAAAAATTACACGTTCAACTTCATTTATGGCTGACGATAAAGAAACTTTAAACCACGCTGTAGCTGGCGATATTATTGGCTTGTATGATACGGGTAATTATCAAATAGGTGACACATTAGTAGGTGGTAATCAAAAATATAGTTTCCAAGAGTTACCCCAATTTACACCAGAAATATTTATGAAAGTATCTGCTAAGAATGTTATGAAACAAAAGCATTTCCATAAAGGGATAGAGCAACTTGTGCAAGAAGGCGCAATTCAATACTATAAAACATTGCATACAAATCAAGTTATTTTAGGTGCGGTTGGTCAACTACAATTTGAAGTATTTGAGCATAGAATTAAAAATGAATATAACGTAGATGTTGTGATGGAACCCGTTGGTCGCAAAATCGCTCGTTGGATTGAAAATGAGGACGACATTCAAGATAAAATGAATTCTACGCGTTCAATTTTAGTTAAAGACCGTTATGATCAATATGTATTTTTATTTGAAAATGAATTTGCCACTAGATGGTTTGAAGATAAATTTCCAGAAATTAAACTATATAGTTTGTTATAA